TTTTGCCACTCACTATCTTTAATTACATCGTGGTGGTAAGGGCTAAGGATAAAACACGCAAAGGCTATTTCAAGAGTACAGCCATTAACATTGACAGGTTCGGTAATCGAGAATTTAGAGCGACTTGGAATAAGTTTTTGAGGGCTGAAAATGGTTATGCTTTCGGCGATGAGAGGGAGACTATCTCCTCAGTTTTAGGCAAAAACGAAAGAGACGGCACGCTCACGAAATGGGGCAAAATCTTATGTAAAATCTTAAATAAAATAGACAAAAATCATTGTAAAAAATCAATTAAAAATTTAGACTTATGAATCAATTATTAAAAGCATTCAACTTCTTCGGGGCTATGGCATTTGCCCTTATTCCCGTTATCGCTTACAGAGAATGGGTTGATTATCCAAACCAGCAACACCCATTATTGCAATGGCTATGGGTAATTATAGCCTATGGTGTTATTGCTCCAATCATTATTAGGTTCGCAGCCAAGCACACTGGAAGGCTGGGAACGCAATGGGAAGGCACATATAAAGGCAGAAGTTTTTTCATCGGATATATTGTAACGATGATTATTTGGGCAGCAATCTTTTTTTGGAATAAATAATCATGTTAACGGATAAAGTATTGCATAGCATTGTAGGCATAGCCATCACATTTGTGGTGGCTTATTGCCTGCTCCTTTTAGATTATTCCTGGTGGAAGGCGCTGCTTATTGGTTACGCTGCAACAATCGTTTTTGCCTGCACCAACGAGCTAAGAGACTATTTAGCTTATGGCTTGTTTGATTGGCGGGATATTTTGGCAACGCTTAACCCAATTGTGTTTGTTAAATATTTAATCAAGTTGAAGTTATGAAATTAAGCAAAGATTTTGATTTATTGGAGTTTGCCTGCCACGACGGAAGTGCAACGCCCGAGTTTGCACTCAAGAACTTGCGTGAGCTGGCGCAAAATTTACAAGTCCTGCGGAATTATTTGGGCAAGCCTATAATGGTAAATTCTGGCTACCGAAGCCCAGCGCATAACCGCAAGATTGGCGGCAAAGTGAACAGCCAACACCTGCAAGGAAAGGCTGCAGATATACGCGTGGAGGGCGTGAAGCCCGCAGAGCTTGCCCAAGCGATAGAAAGACTGATTTATAACGGCAAAATGAAACAGGGTGGTTTAGGCATTTATCCCACTTTTGTGCATTATGATATTCGTGGAACCAAGGCAAGATGGAAAGGATGAGAAAGGCGTTTTATAGGAAAATCCCAGCCTTTTATAATGAAGAAACAGGCGAGTTAGTTGGAAGAAATTGGCTATATGATAAGCTAATTGCTTTTAATTTATGGTGGGATTTCAAAATTTTACGCTTAGAGGAAATACCATTATTAGTAGAAGAATGAAAAAGTTAATAGTTATTTTATTGCTGGCGTTGCTAACGAATTGCGGAATGCGGAAAGAAAGCCAAAAAGTGGCAGAATTGAACGCAGAAAGTGCCGAAGTGCAAACGCAAAGCATAACTCTGGAAAAGCTCACCACAGAGCTGGAAGCAGTTAAAAGTACAGCAAAATTTCAGCTATCAAGCCAAGCCTTGGAGCTGGAAGCGCTCGGCGAAAAGCCAGCCATTTTTAGCGAAATCAAAGGTACCGACACCATTTATAAGGTAATTGTGCAGAACGGCAAGCTAAGCAGAAAAAACGAGCAAAAAGACAGCTCGCAGGCGGTGGCGCTCACCAATTTACACCGTGAGCTCTTAGATGAAAAAGCGGAAAATGCAATCTTAAAGCAGGAGAACCATACGCAAAAAGAGAAAATAACCTATTTAGAAAGGGATAATACAAAACTCGTTAAAGGCTTGAAATATGCCGCTATCATTGCTGTAATTGCTTTTTTGGCTTGGCTATTCTGGAAATTTAAGCGCTTTTTAAAGTGGGTTTAAATGATATTTAAAACTTCTTTTGGCAGGACTAGAAGTATAAAAAATGTCCTCCGCTTTTTAAATATTTTCTCAGGACATCTAAAAACACGAGCCACAGGCTACGGAGGACCAAAAGTCTTCTGTCCCTGTGGCTTTTTTTTGTGTTTATGTCCTGAGAAGTGCAAAGATAATAACAATTAAAAAATAAACAATGTAAATCAGCGCCCTTGCCATTTCAAGGGCAAAAGAGAAATTTTGTAAAACATTTTAAAGAGGCTTTAAAAGGCTTTCCGAGTAATGCTACTTATGTGGATTTGTTTGGCGGTTCGGGGTTACTCAGCCACACCGTGAAGTGTGTACACCCAGAGGCTAAGGTAGTTTATAACGACTTTGATAACTTTCAAAAGCGGTTAAAAGCCATTCCAGAAACGAATAAGATTTTAGAGGAATTGAGAGCTTTAAACCTTAAAACACCAAGAGGTAAGATAATTCGAGGCGAAGAAAAAGAGAAAGTACTAGAAGTGCTGAAAAGAGCCGATAAGCGCGGTTTTGTCGATTGGATTACGCTTTCTGGAAGTTTAAAATTTTCAATGAATTATGGTACCGAATTAAAGCATTTTACACACGATAGCCTTTATAACACTATCCGAAAAAACAATTTTGACGAAGCCAACGACTACCTCGCAGGCATTGAAGTAGTAAGCGAAGATTACCGCCATTTGTTCCAGAAGTACAAAGATTTAGACAATGTGGTATTCTTGGCTGATCCGCCTTATTTGAGTACTGACACTGCCACATACGCCAGCGATAAATATTGGAAACTCACAGATTATCTGGAAGTATTGGAAACGCTGCAAGGTTCTAACTTCTTTTACTTTACCAGTAATAAAAGTCAAGTGGTGGAGCTTTGCCAGTGGCTTGAAACGCGTACAAGTGAGAATTTGAACCCCTTTAAATATGCGACTTGTACGGCAATGACTAATCGCCCAAGTCATAACACAGCCTACCAAGATATAATGTATCACTATAAAAAAACAAACGATGAATAAATACCACAAAACACTAGAAAAAATCCTCAGAAAAGGAAAAACACAACGAAATAAAAAAGGCGAAATTCGTTATTTGTTAGATGAACAATTGAAACTCAAACCTGCCGATTTGCTTGAAATTTTTGAGGGGCATGGTATCGCACGAATGAAGCTCAAAAATGAATTAGAACTTTTCCAAAAAGGCGAAAGGCTAACGGAAAAATACCGAGAAAAAGGCATTAACTGGTGGGACTATTGCGGCCCGATATTGGTAAATTCGTATCCCACCTATTTTGAGCGTTTGCCACGCTTAATTGAGCAAATTAATAGAGAAAAGCGGAGCAGCAAAAATTATGTTTTATTTTTAGGAGAAACAGGCGCAGAGAGCAATCAGCAACCTTGCCTTTCTTTGGTGCAATTCCAGATAGATAAAGGCAAGTTAGTGGTCTCGGCTTACCAGCGTTCCAGCGATGCGAATTTAGGCCTGCCAGCCGACATTTACCACTTGTATTTGATTAGCCGGCAAATTGATTTACCGTTGAAGTCAATCACGCTCAATATTGGAAATGTCCACATTTACGAGAATAATTTGGAGAAAACCAAGAGCCTACTGCAAGGCAAAAAAGTGAAATTTGAACTAAATGTGTAATAAAAAAGCCCTCAAATGTGAGGGCTTTTGTCTATCTTTGTCGTGTCTGAATCCGACTAAAAAATGTACATTTCGTTTTAAATTTGTGTACATTTCGTTTTGCGGATTATATAATAAATTAGTAAGCCTTAAAACACTTGTAGAGGAGGCGTGGAGTGCCATTAATGTAGCATTGAAAAAGCGTCATGATTTAATCCCCAATTTGGTGGAAACCGTGAAGGGATATGCACAACACGAGAGCGGAACTCTGGAAAAAGTAATCCAAGCGAGAAATCAAGCAGTGCAGGCTAATGGTGTGCAAGGGCAAGAGCAAGCCGAAAATATGCTTACAAGAGCGTTGGGTGGCG
This Ornithobacterium rhinotracheale DNA region includes the following protein-coding sequences:
- a CDS encoding YcbK family protein; its protein translation is MKLSKDFDLLEFACHDGSATPEFALKNLRELAQNLQVLRNYLGKPIMVNSGYRSPAHNRKIGGKVNSQHLQGKAADIRVEGVKPAELAQAIERLIYNGKMKQGGLGIYPTFVHYDIRGTKARWKG
- a CDS encoding DNA adenine methylase codes for the protein MPFQGQKRNFVKHFKEALKGFPSNATYVDLFGGSGLLSHTVKCVHPEAKVVYNDFDNFQKRLKAIPETNKILEELRALNLKTPRGKIIRGEEKEKVLEVLKRADKRGFVDWITLSGSLKFSMNYGTELKHFTHDSLYNTIRKNNFDEANDYLAGIEVVSEDYRHLFQKYKDLDNVVFLADPPYLSTDTATYASDKYWKLTDYLEVLETLQGSNFFYFTSNKSQVVELCQWLETRTSENLNPFKYATCTAMTNRPSHNTAYQDIMYHYKKTNDE
- a CDS encoding thymidylate synthase, which codes for MNKYHKTLEKILRKGKTQRNKKGEIRYLLDEQLKLKPADLLEIFEGHGIARMKLKNELELFQKGERLTEKYREKGINWWDYCGPILVNSYPTYFERLPRLIEQINREKRSSKNYVLFLGETGAESNQQPCLSLVQFQIDKGKLVVSAYQRSSDANLGLPADIYHLYLISRQIDLPLKSITLNIGNVHIYENNLEKTKSLLQGKKVKFELNV
- a CDS encoding LemA family protein, giving the protein MYISFCGLYNKLVSLKTLVEEAWSAINVALKKRHDLIPNLVETVKGYAQHESGTLEKVIQARNQAVQANGVQGQEQAENMLTRALGGVFALAERYPDLKANTNFLSLQEQLTQIENDIEKTRNYYNGTVREKNILIDSFPSNIVANLFKFTKSQFFELDNPAEKEVPQVKF